The nucleotide window CACTCTTTTCCGGCACCGCATTAAAATTTAATAATCTTCCTCTGCCATTGCGGAAAGGGTTTCTTTCTGGGTGTGGATTTCAACCCATTGGGAAAGCCTCTCGCCAAGCCTTCTGCAGGCTTTTATTTCTTTATCCATCAGGGGTGCTCCGGCCGATACGGCGCCATAATGGAGGGTAAACTTATCCTCGACATAATCCGTAACACCGAAGACCAGGAAACCGTAATTTATTAACATGACGAGAGCCGAGAGGCAGCTGATTTCATTTCCTCCGCCCCAGCCTCCCGAGGATGAGAAAGAGCAGCCGATCTTGCCGTCAATTTTTCCCCAGAGTTCTTCCTCAATTTCATCCCAGAAGCGTTTCATCTTCCAGGATATGAGTCCCAGACGGGTGGGAGTGCCAACGGCAATGCCGTCGCACCAGAGGACGTCTTCAGCTTTGGCTTCGTCAACAGATTTCAGGCGTACTTCGTGATGCTGATTCTGTCTTGCCCCTTCAGCAACATACTCGGCCATTTTTTTAGTATTGCCTGTTGCAGAGTCGTAAAGGACCAATAATTTTCCCATATAGCTTACCCTTATTATGATTAATTTGCTGCCCTCAGCAACCTGTCGGACTTTTGCGCCGCCAGGTCCAGAGCAGATTTTATGTCTGTTTTTCCTATTATGCAGTTTTCCACGGCCTGGGCAATAATCTGGTTAATTTCCACGCGGTGGTAATCAATTACGCCCCTGGCCTGACCTATAGGTATCTGTTCAACGAAAGCCTTCATGGCAGGATCTTTAGAAAGAAATTCTTTATATGCTTTCAGATCCAGCGTTGAACGCCTTACAGGAAGGTATCCGGACTTTTCAGAGAACATTGCCTGAACCTCAGGCTGAATGACCCACTTTAAGAATGTCCACGCTTCCTTCGGATGCGCGCTCTGCTTAAAGATTGCCAGGTGCTCGCCTGCAAGGTATGTTGCCCTTTTAACCGGACCCGCAGGAAGAGACGCAACAGACCAGTCCTTATTATTCATCTTGCGGAACTCGGGCAGATCCCACGGCCCATCCATAATCATTGCCAGGCTTCCCGAGGCAAAGCCCAGGTTGTGCGTCATAGTGCATTTTGTAAGATCGAGCCCCTGATAAAGGTCCTTCCAGAGTGAGAGCGCCTTTACGCCGGCCTCACTGTTAAATTCAACTTTTGTCTGTTCGGGGTTTATCACCCTTCCTCCCGCCTGCCAGAGGTACGGTTCCCATTGAAGTATCATCCATATGCTTAAGGGTCCGGAGGCCGGAAAAACAGGGACATAAAACCCGTACTGGTCGGTTATGCCGTCGTGGTTTTTATCCACAGTAAGTTTTTTTGCGTATTCGCGAAGTTCCGTCCAGTCCTTAGGCGGATGGTTTGGATCGAGCCCCGCCTGCTTAAAAAGCGCCTTGTTGTAAAAAAGAGCCAGGGTAGTGCATTCCATGGGAAGGGCGTAGAGTGTATCGCGCCACTTTGCCGCCTGGAGCAGCGGGGGGAAGATGTCGTTCATCTCCTCGTCTGTAAGTCCGTCAGGGCCCTTAATAAAATGGTTCATCGGGTACAGCGCGTCAGCCTCAACAAGCTTATCCATATAGTCCGAATGAATCCATGCGATGTCAGGCGCCGTGCGGCTTTGAATTGCGGTAACAAGTTTTTGTATCAGGGGGTCGCCGCTCGGGACGTACTGAGCCCTTATTTTAATATCCGGGTGCTCACGTTCGAACCTGTCGATCAGCTCATTTAAGGCCGGAATGGTGTTGGAGACAAAACTGTGCCAGAAAGTAATTACGACTTTGCCATCGTCCTTACTCCTGCTCCCGCAGCTTAGAGAAGAAAGCGCTGCCGCGGCTGTAAAAATGAACAGTATGAAATATTTTTTCATGGCCGGTCCCTGTTACATTAATTTTACACAATTTTTCTTAGAAAGGCACCCCGGTTTATTTATCCCTGAACATTGAAAGATAGCAAGGGCTCTTGCCTGAATGGCAACTTTCTGCTTCTGTTTAATTAGAAGGGGAGTCTCGCATCCGGGATAAATTTGAATTATGAATTATGAATTTTGAATTAGAAATTAGATTTATAGTTCCTGTCTTTCCTGTAGATATCAAAGTACCAGTGGGGATATATTTTCCCCGGGCTGCTTACTTCATCAAGCGCGTGCATCTCGTCTTCTGTAAGCTCCCAGTCACTCGTTTTTATGTTATCCAAAAGCTGTTCTTTGTTTCTTGCGCCGATTATAACCGAGCTTACGCCGGGTTTTCTTAAAAGGTAGTTAAGAGAGACCTGGCTTATGGAAACATTTCTTTTGGAGGCAATTTCCTCCAGCCTCCGGAGTATTTTTTCCCCTTTTTTTGTGTCGTATGGAAGATGGCTTCCGGGCTCCTTGATTCTTGTATCCTTAGGCCACTCGCGCCCCTGGCGGTATTTGCCCGTCAGAATGCCTCCGTGGAGGGGTCCCCAGACCGTTATTCCAATTTTTTCTTCCAGGCATGCCGGCACAATTTCCAACTCGAGGTCGCGCCCGACGAGGGAGTAATATGCCTGGAGTGTAATGAACTTTTCATAGCCTCTTTTCTCCTGGATGCTCAAGGCTTTAACAAGCTGCCATGCCATGAAATTAGAGCAGCCTATGTAGCGCACCTTGCCCTGGCGGACAAGAGTTTCAAAAGCCGAAAGTGTCTCCTCGAGAGGGACCATGAAATCAAATGAATGCGCCTGGTAAAGATCGATATAATCGGTATTGAGGCGTCTTAAACTTTCATCGCAGGCTTCAATTATTCTTCTGCGTGAAAGTCCCGTTCCGTTCGGGCCTTCAAAGAGCCTGAAGCCGCATTTGGTTGCAATTACGGCATCTCTGCGCCTTGGGCCCAAAGCGCGCCCGAGCATTTCTTCGGACCTTCCGGAGGAGTAGTTATCCGCCGTGTCGAAGAAGTTTACTCCGTGCTCCAGCGCCGCACCGGTCAGTTCATCGGCGTCGTGCTGGTCAAGGCGGCCTACGTGCGTCCAGCCGTCCTCGCCCGTAAATGTCATTACGCCGAAACAAATTTCCGAGACCTCAAGTCCCGAGTTTCCAAGCATTCTGTAATTCATAGACCAATTTAGAATTTTAAATTAAAAATAAAAATGGGGATAAACAAAAGCCGGCAATATTCCTTCCCTCCTTAGGGGGCCTGTACACCCAGAAGCTCTTTTACTATCGATACGGCCTTAGCCGCATCCCTTGAATAAGCGTCTGCTTTGATCTCTTCCATAAACTTCCGGCTTACAGCCGCCCCTCCGATAATTACTTTGTTACTTAGCCCTTCCGAGCGCAGCGCTTCCACAACGAGCTTCATATTGCCGATGGTAGTAGTAAGAAGCGCCGACATGCCGATTACAGCCTTTGGATGTTCCTTTGCCTTCTGGACAAATTTTTCCACAGGCGTATTTATGCCGAGGTCAATTACCTCGAAGCCGCCGCCTTCTAAAATCATTCCGACAAGATTTTTCCCGATGTCGTGCATATCGCCTTTAACCGTGCCTATTATTACGGTGCCGATTTTCCTGGTTTCATCACCTTTAAGGTACGGTTCAAGGACTTTCATTCCCAGCTTCATCGCCTGGGCAGAGACGAGCATTTCGGGCACGAAGCATTCACCTGCAGAAAATTTCTTTCCTATTTCATCCATGCCCTGAATGAGGCCTTCTTTAAGGATAAGGCCGACTTCGATATCTTCATCCAGAGCTTTTTGCACGAGTTCACTTACACCCTCTTGCCCCTGCATTTCTGGGGGATAAGGGGACTGCTGGTTTGCATGACCTTTAATTATACAGTTACTGATCTCTTCAAGTATACCCATTTAACAATTTCCCTTAGTTATTCAGTTTTATGTTTAGCAATTCCGCAAGGAAGGAGTTTTCAGCGCCCGTAATGCTTAAGCATTGGGAGGTCCCGATTTATATCGGGGCCGAAGAACTTGTAGATTATGAGGTCACGCTGCCCGGTGTTTTCAACTGTGAGATCCTTCTGTGCACGGTCTGAAGTAACGAGGATCTCATCCTGGTTAAAGTTACCGCCTTCGATCTCAAAGCCTGCAAAAAGTCCTTTGCCCTTCCAGACGAGTATGTTATAAACGCCGTTATCTTTTGAAGTAAATTTTCCTCCCGGGTGAACAACAAGTTTTTTACCGCTGAAGCTTAAGGTGTTGTAGAATATCCAGTACTCCTCGCCCCCACGCTGTTTAGTTTCTTCAATAAGGACAGGAGGGGTGTGGCGGTTTTCGTAGAAGTAAGGGTCTCCGCTTACCTCCCAGTTTATCATTTCAAGAATGATCTTTTCGCCGAATTTCTTTTTATCCTCCGGGCGCACATCCTTATAAAGGAGGTCCTTGTTTATTGTGTGGCTGCCCACTTTTGCCTGCATCATGGAAAACACGTCTGAGTCCTCCTGGAGCTCAATAGTAAGCGCCGTGCCGGGAGCGTGAAGCGTGCCGGCGGGGACGTGGAAGCCGTCGCCTGAGATCTGCTTAAAGGCTCTTGCGTGCTGAAGTATGGAGTCGTCTTTCCATTCCACCATGTGCGGAAGAAGGAGGTCGTACTTTTTCTCTTCGGCAATATAGGGATGCACGCCGAAAAATGTTTCAGGGCTTTTACCCATTTCAACTTCCTCTGGGAAGTAGTAGGCTTCTTCCTTGGAGTTGCAGCCAACGAGTTTTGCGTGCTGCTGCATCTGGTGGATGTGGTAGGGCAAGCGTTCCTCGTAATCAAATATTTTGGGTAGGCGGTTTAAGCCTTTGTGTGTCTTTGAATACTCAGTTCCCATTATTGCCTCAGGCGCATTTTCAACGGCGTCTTTAAGCGTGATGCGTTCGCCGGAGGAGATCATAAGGAAGCTTAAGCCTTCAAAGGGGACGCCCACCTTGTTGTCTGCTTTTGTTGTGGACCCGACCCAGCGTTCGCAGATGCCGCCACGGTCGCCAAGTTCATACTGGTTTTCCGGCAGTCCAAGCCGGCGCCCCGGGGGTAGGAAATCCCTTGCCACCCAGGCGGGTTCAAGCCTCAGGATGCCGTCATTTTTTTTAATTTCCTGTTCAACAACTGTTTTAATGTTAATTTCTGTTGTTTCCATTTATATTCTCCTGTATATAAGATTATTTACAAATTTTGTCGTGCCGCATAGAATATGTCGCCCCTTCGGGGCTCCGGAGGGTGCTTGGTATTTCTTCCCCGGGGTTCAGTCACCCCTCCGGGGTTTCCTCATCCCGGGCTACAAATAAAGCGCCCCTCCGGGGCTTAGTAATTGCGTAATGATAAATGATCTTGTTTTATTGGCCTTTTAGTTAAAGTTGATGCGTATTGGCCGTATAGCGCGCCAGGTTGTAAAAGAGCGTTTTGGAAAAAGGATCTTTATTGTAATTTTCCGCAACGGGCAGTGTACATAGGACGAGTTTGCCTTTTCCTACATTTGTCTCATATATGAATGCGGAATTAAGGTGAAGCCAGCCGATGTACATTCCGGACAGGACGTTCTTAAAGTTCTGAGGTTCTATTCCTGAAATGACGAGCTGCGGAGTTGAGTATGTGGATTCAAAGCCCAGGTATTTGCCGAAGCTGATATCCTTAAACGGGGCGCGCCCGGGCCTTATCCAGTTGAAGTTGCTGGCCCAGTTGCCGTCGTACCATTCGCTTTTTCTTGAGATGACTTTGAGCTTCATTGAGTCTGGAATTTTAGTCAGGGTGTCAACAAGGCATAGCACCGGGGAACCGCTCTCAAGTTTGCTTAAGATATTTTCGTCCAGCGTGTTTGTTATAATTAAGTTTCCATTAGATGTATTCCCTTTAACCTCTTTCAGATGTGAAAGATTTTCATGCTGATCCATAACGGTAATTTCAGGGTACTGCGCGTTTTCAATGGACGGATAGACAAATATTTCCGTAAAGTTTTTTGCGCAGGGTTTTCCATTTTTATCCACAAGTTCAAACTCGACGCGCATCTTTTCAGGCTTCTTAACATTGGATGCCTTAAGCTGGATTAAAGGCATTTCAGTTACTGAGGCTGAACTGCCAATATCCACCGGGAGGCTTCCTTTCTGATTCCCGTTTGCTTTCCAGTTAAGTTTTGCACCCTTCAGATCCTGGCTGCTGTAGTGCGAGATATAAAGTTTAACTGAAGGGTTTTCGCCCGCCCAGTAAGTGTATTTTTCAGGGCGCGGAATAATCACATCCTGCTGCTGAATGTCTGAAATATTTTTTGCCGAATATTTCATATTGCGCCACATGTCAAGAAGCCCGTTGGACTCCCAGTTGATGTCTGTAAATTCTGTTATTACGTATCCCTGCAGTTCAGGGTGAAGCCTTATCTCTTCAATTTCATATTTTAACGCCATGAACTGCGCCTTCTGGCTTTCAGAGGCAAGGGAGTTATAGTTTCCGAAGGTCTCAGCAAAGTTATAGTCGTTAAATCTTTTGTGGACGCCTTCAGGCATTGAGACTTCAATATCACCAAACCTGCGGCTAAACCACCACGGGAGCTTATCCGGCAGCTCAGGAAGCCCCCAGTTGCCGAATTCAGACAAAAGGAGCGGCTCCTGTTTTGTCTCCTCAGCGTCGCCAAATTTGCTGAAGAGCCAGTCAGGGCGATCTGCAACAGATTTTACGGTTTCGTCAAACTTAAGGCGGTTATCGGGAATTGAATAATATGTATGATAGTCGTTGATGTCGGTTTTAAGGTGGAAGTTGCCGTAGCAGGCGCTGTTATCTACAACGAGGCGACCTTTAGCCATTTCCTTTGTGCGGTTGAAAGCTGACTTAAGCCACTGCCTCTGATCCTCCTTCTGAAGGTCGATTCCCCAGCTTTCATTTATGATGCTTAATATTACAAGTGAAGGATGATTCCAGTCGCGCTTAAGCATAAGAGAAAGCGTCTCTTCGCCGCGCTTTGCGGCATCCGTTGTAAAGACATCCCAGTTAGGGATTTCGTACCAGACTAAAAGCCCCACTTCGTCGGCCACTTTGAGGTATCTTGTATCAGGCACCTTGATGTGGCATCTTAAGGTATTAAGCCCCATCTTTTTGGCCTTTAGCATTTCATCTCTTATGTATTCTTCGGAAGGGGTGGAGTAGACTGTCTCGGGATAAAAGTCCTGATCCAAAGCCGCCATTAGGTAAAAGGGCTTGCCGTTTAAGAACATCATCTTATCTTTAGCTTCAATTGTTCTGAAGCCGAAACGTTCAGTTACTTTACTTTTACCCAAGACAAAATCAGCAGAATAAAGGTTAGGATGCTCAAAGCTCCAGAGGCCAGGGTTCTGAATTTTCCCCTCGTAGCGAAAACTTCTGCCGTCACCTGCTACAGGAGCGCTTGCCTTAAGCACGCTTTTATTGCCGGGACCTTTTACAATGATCTCAACATTTTTATTATTCTTTGAGGAATTTCCTTCGAGCATGCCTTCAATTACAATGCTGCCGTCGTTGGAAGGGGTAATATGGACATAGCTTATATATTGTTCAGGCTTTACCTCAACGTATGCCGTTCTCCAGATGCCGCTGGTCTGAACGTACCAGGACTGTTTGCCGTGAGGGATATTCCAGTAGCTTACGCCTTCGGTGCCTTTTTCCGTTCCCGCGGGATCCATTACTCTAAGCGTTACATTGTTTTTACCTTTTGTTACAAGGGGGGTTACGTCAAACTCAAAAGGCGTATAGCCTCCCTCGTGGCGCCCTGCGGCTTTGCCGTTTACAAACACTTCCGCCATGTAATCTACGGCGTCGAAGTGAAGTATGACTTGTTCTGTTTTATCTACGACAGGCAGCTTAAAAGTTCTGCTGTACCATGCGACGCCCTGGTAGTCGCGAAGATCTGAAAACTGCGCCTGCCAGGAGAGGGGGACTTTAGCCTCACGCCATTTGGCCTGAAGTTTAACGTTATCGATTGTAAAACTTCCCGCCGTATCCACGGCGAAGTTCCACGTGCCGTCCAAAGAGACCTGCTGGGCCATGGTATTACGGTTTAATATTATGCTAAGAATAGCTGCTAATAAAAGAAGCACTGTACCTGGAATTTTCATTATACGTACTCCCTGAGTAAATTATTGCGGTAATTTTTCCACTCCTGAATGAATTGGATTTCATCCTCTCTTTTTTCGTAGCCGAAAGAGTGCCCGTTGAACTCACTGGTAAACCAGCTGATTGTTTTCTTCATCCATTCATCAAAAGGAGTGGAATGGTAGTTAAGATCTTTTTTTATTTTATCCAGACTGAAAATTGAAGTGCGCCTGACGTTAAAGGGGAAGACATCCCCGTTCATATTGCGGCTAAGGGGAAGAGAGTCGAAGACCTCCTGATCCACGTGCACGAGTTCAGGCTTTTTATCTAAGAGGCTTCCAAGCTTATATATGTAATCGTTAAGCGAGAATATCTCTTCGGCCGCAGCGTTATAG belongs to Ignavibacteria bacterium and includes:
- a CDS encoding aldo/keto reductase, translated to MNYRMLGNSGLEVSEICFGVMTFTGEDGWTHVGRLDQHDADELTGAALEHGVNFFDTADNYSSGRSEEMLGRALGPRRRDAVIATKCGFRLFEGPNGTGLSRRRIIEACDESLRRLNTDYIDLYQAHSFDFMVPLEETLSAFETLVRQGKVRYIGCSNFMAWQLVKALSIQEKRGYEKFITLQAYYSLVGRDLELEIVPACLEEKIGITVWGPLHGGILTGKYRQGREWPKDTRIKEPGSHLPYDTKKGEKILRRLEEIASKRNVSISQVSLNYLLRKPGVSSVIIGARNKEQLLDNIKTSDWELTEDEMHALDEVSSPGKIYPHWYFDIYRKDRNYKSNF
- a CDS encoding flavodoxin family protein — encoded protein: MGKLLVLYDSATGNTKKMAEYVAEGARQNQHHEVRLKSVDEAKAEDVLWCDGIAVGTPTRLGLISWKMKRFWDEIEEELWGKIDGKIGCSFSSSGGWGGGNEISCLSALVMLINYGFLVFGVTDYVEDKFTLHYGAVSAGAPLMDKEIKACRRLGERLSQWVEIHTQKETLSAMAEEDY
- a CDS encoding cobalamin-binding protein, which translates into the protein MGILEEISNCIIKGHANQQSPYPPEMQGQEGVSELVQKALDEDIEVGLILKEGLIQGMDEIGKKFSAGECFVPEMLVSAQAMKLGMKVLEPYLKGDETRKIGTVIIGTVKGDMHDIGKNLVGMILEGGGFEVIDLGINTPVEKFVQKAKEHPKAVIGMSALLTTTIGNMKLVVEALRSEGLSNKVIIGGAAVSRKFMEEIKADAYSRDAAKAVSIVKELLGVQAP
- a CDS encoding ABC transporter substrate-binding protein: MKKYFILFIFTAAAALSSLSCGSRSKDDGKVVITFWHSFVSNTIPALNELIDRFEREHPDIKIRAQYVPSGDPLIQKLVTAIQSRTAPDIAWIHSDYMDKLVEADALYPMNHFIKGPDGLTDEEMNDIFPPLLQAAKWRDTLYALPMECTTLALFYNKALFKQAGLDPNHPPKDWTELREYAKKLTVDKNHDGITDQYGFYVPVFPASGPLSIWMILQWEPYLWQAGGRVINPEQTKVEFNSEAGVKALSLWKDLYQGLDLTKCTMTHNLGFASGSLAMIMDGPWDLPEFRKMNNKDWSVASLPAGPVKRATYLAGEHLAIFKQSAHPKEAWTFLKWVIQPEVQAMFSEKSGYLPVRRSTLDLKAYKEFLSKDPAMKAFVEQIPIGQARGVIDYHRVEINQIIAQAVENCIIGKTDIKSALDLAAQKSDRLLRAAN